GTTCAAACAGCTCCTGTTCACCATACTTTGTAGTGCCAAGAACAAGTCACATCACTTTTGCTGATAGAGCCTTAACGGTATAtggacccaaactctggaataaacttccacatcacatcagggacacaacattcttcaacacattcaaggcacttcttaaagcccacttgtttcaggaggcctaccatcaatgactttttatttcttctgtgcctcagcgcctttgagcaaacctttgatttaggcgctatacaagttatttatgattatttttgaTTGACATGTTACTTACTTTTAATTGGTTACTCATCAGGCAACTACAGCGGCCGCGGTATCCAGGGCATGTTCTGCCGGTTCTGCCCGCCACATCTCCAGAACAAGTACAATCGTCCGACCTCTCTGCAGTACTCGGCCAGCGGCAACGAGCTCCTAGTCAGCTACTCCTCAGACTACATCTATCTCTTCGGTACCGATGCCTACAAGAAGGAGATTGCGTTCGCCAGACAGGAAGGGGCGTCTGAGGCGAGGGGAGATGCCAGCGGGGCCGCCTCATTCGCTGACGATGAGGTATTTATACAGACCTTGAGGGTCAAGTGTATGATGCTTAAGAGAACAGCCATGAAACTTTTCAGTTGATCAGCTccatttttaaatttaacagTTCCATAGAAAAACACACTGGAAAGTTTTCTGTGCATTTTCTCGATAGTAAGCAATGAACATTTATATGACATTTCGAAAGAACAACCTTGAGTTCTTGAGTAAGTTGAATCATAGTGAAGGGTGGACATGAtgaatgtgttcttgagcaagacaatAACCCTAATTGGCTTTTCTTCACCCAGGTGCCTTTATGGGTGTCTGATAGCAATCACCTTTATCAGTTAGTAGTTATTTTTACAAGATCAAATTTATGGATGAAATTAATGATATGCAATGACTATTTGCTGATAGAATCCTGTGGTGAATCCAATCAAGAGGCTGCGTCTACGCGGAGACTGGTCCGATACCGGACCCAAAGCCAGACCGAGAGGAGAACAAGGTTGGTGTCTGTATGATTAGTACAAGGTGGAAgtatttgcggtaacaccatgtgaatctcctttgagtagtgttggtggttacaactcaacgtttcgatcagtatgctctgatcgtcttcatgagaatgctagactctgttgctggatgctgcttaaGTTCTGGGCTTGGTGGTGCGCGAAGGCAAGAACTGGATAAGCTGAGCTTGGGTCGTTGAAGCATGCAGGCTTGGGCGGGACTAAAACCTAATCGGTTGCTTATCTGTAACATTTTCTTAACTGTTTGTATATTTCAGCGGAGTCCCAGCCTCGTCTGACCATCATTCAGCGGATGTCTGAGATGTTGACACGTTGGTTGGACGATTCTACATCCTCACATGCCAGGCGTATTGCGACTGcttcaacagagggcagtaacCAAGAGGTAGCAGCTGCAGCTTCAGCCAGTGAGCCTGGAACAGCCACAGCACAACCTACAGTAAGTGCACCAGGCCTGGGAGTGGTATCTGGGGCTGTTATCACAAATCACAAAGATTCTTTGTTCAGGGgagccagtcagaagccattcaatctGTTACTGCCATATAGCCCAGGATCCCTTTTTTTGTCTCTCCTGTCTCAGCATTtagaaaaacatgtttgtttttgagaagGGAAGGGTGCTAAATAACGATGTGTATTTTAACCAAATGTATTTAGCTCTAAATTCagtcattttaattttgtcataTTCAGAGTTCCCGGTTCAGTTCTCTTCAGAGTACATCAACTGAAGAGCAATCAGCCAGTCAAACCATGCAGAAACGTCTGAAGGACAGCATGACGTCCAGAATGATGAACAAGAAACCTAGCTCCGCCAGTTCGGAGGAGCCAGGCCTTGAGGAGCCAGGCCCCGATGAGAGCCCCAACCCATTGATCAGCCCTACTCAAGTTGACCAAGTCACGACCTCCTCGCAACTTGTCGGCAGCGATGCTGCCCCGGCTGTGCAGGGGGAATCGTCAGAGATGTGCATCTCCTCGCCAGGATTGCCTGAGAATGAAACGGAATCGGAAAGACTGATACTTGGCGACAGAGAGATCCTCCAAGAAGGCTCATCATCAACAGAGGGAATCAGTGCAATATCAAGCAGTGTGCAATCATGTATGCAGATAAGAGACTCACAAACTGACAGCTGTCCAGCAGCACAAGATGCTGACGGTGAAATTATGGACACTAGTGATGGAAATTCTGACTCTAAGAAAAGGAAGAGGAGCACGCATAGTTCGTTGTCCTCGAGCAGCCTGACGGATGACCCTGCTTTAGATACGGTTGCTCCGGATGGGCTTGGGAAGCTACGTGGCAAGCGCAACAGCAAAACACAAAGGAGAGTCACCGAGGATGGATCTGAAGACGGCTCCAGCTCAAGTGATTCAGATGGTGATGAACTCGCCAACAGGAAATCCAGTGGTGCAGAGAATCTGGCACACAAGCAGAGTCGTCAACCACAAAACATCAGCCCACCACCAGAACGTGATACCACCGATTGCTCAGAGGCAAGACCCAGCAGTGAGAAGTACCCCAAACTAGAATTGGACAAAACTTCAGAAGAAAAGACACTGGATAAGAGCAAGAGTCAGGTCTCAGAACCAAAGGATGGAACTCTTAAGCTTCTTCCTAAAACTGGAGAAGGTGCTTGTTTAGAGGCAAGCACGAGTAGAAGCCATGGTGGGGGAAGAGTAGCACAGCAGCAGGAACAAGATCAGGGAAATCAGAATCATCCTGTCAGGAGACAGTCGGAGATATTTGCTCTGAGAGAAAGAATGGAAGATACTAACCCTCAGGTCAGTAATTCAACCGAACAACACGAGTTTGCTGGATTTGGTTGTCAGTGGTTTACTGGACCAACATGGAAATCACTGGCCACAgacctgtggtccagtgtaaattttGAGTCATAATCATGTGTAATcgattgcctttttttttttatcaattatAAATATACGCTCCCTTACTTCTAATACTGCGGCCAGTAAATGAATGATAAAGCAgggtgtcaaaattttgaaaattaaaaggACACCTGggaattttttgtatttattttttaagtaggatttgaaactctgcatggtggAAATTTGATGTAAGGTTTCCGGTAACACCATCATGTACACTGTAATGATAGTCTCTAATTGAGCTGGGGTGGTTATGAAAAGAACCATAGGTTTCAACTCTAATCCTCTCTGATCGATTTCTGgagcaaaataaatttaattttttattttattattaacttaTGTCGTAAAACATTGGCCTTGAAGAAAATAATACATATTGAGCGGAGGGCCATCTAGAAACCCATGGGGCTTGTATCGATGACCCTTAAGAGTTGCCAATGGAAAAGTCCAACGATTTGAAAATGCACTCTCTACCTTGTCTGATAAACGCAGGAGAGACATACTGGTCAGTTCACCACAGCGAACCAACGCCAGCGCCGTGTGAGTGTGAGTGGTCCTGCAGGAACCCCGCCACCAGCACATCTCCCAACAAGCAGTTCCTGTCAGGATCTTGCGTCTCAAGCTGTCCCCGAGGATCGGTTAGATTCGACACGAGGTGCTGGAGCATCAGCGTCTACCGCACAGTAAGTCCACAGTAATCTTGGCCAGAAAGAGGGATTTTTTTCACGTTCAGGTTTGTGTTCTGTGTATACCAGTATACCAgcatgggttttttttgtgggggggggggataatatTATAACAGTAACCCTCCATTGTGGTTTTACAATGTGCAGAAccgccaactctccctgattctgcagaaatcTTTCCACATTGTAATCAACAAATTTGGAAGCTCCAAACGTGGTTTACTAGCTAGGTAGAACTACTGTTAGAAGAACAAAATGGAAAGCTTGATTGGATAAAAGGAGAGATCTGGTTAAAACGTTCTTGCAAATACATGCTGACCAGTAAAAATCTAGTGCACTACTCAATAAcaggtaagcctgggcgactattgCGACTAGTGCCAAAGTCGCGACTATTTATTGCTTAGCCGAGTCgcgactaccgtttttcaactaccTTGTTAGTCATGCtgccacgactactacaaaagTAGTCGCaacttcctgcttggtgaaccaattgtatcactcacgactattcatgacaacataattcacttacgaaacacaatcgaacatcagtgacacaatccttcaattcTTTCAGTGTGAATTTTATTATATtgcgcctgcggcaaacaaTATGCCGCAATGTACCTTGGTAACTAAAAATTTGTCGCCACTAGTGTCGAAGACACAACTTTTTGAGGCTCGAGTAGTAAATATCACTATTCGCCAAGGCTTAAGAAGCGGAAGTACTAGTCTGGCGTCTGGCCAGCGAATGAAGGAAAACATATAATGGACAGATAATGTAATaatatatcaaagtcttatatagcacacgtatctaccaaacaaggtactcaaggcgctgagtatatacaaactttcagaaagataggttaatgcagtgatgaattctgagaccctgTTATTTAGcacattataagggtttacaaggtgctacggcgcatacagcagccacagccaggaacaccggggcaaaccccttctcttttcgataagtgtactgggttctttaacatgcgttacacaacacatgggaccaacggctttacatcccatccgcgAAGGACAAAGccatggtttagtgtcttgcttaaggtcacaagtgtcacggctgaggATTCGCACCCAAactatgctgatcagaaacaccagtgtttgatttcggtgctcttaaccgctcggccacgacacttccacagatCCCCTGTAATATAGATTGACAGCTGTTCTATTGTGGTGATTTGTATTGATAGAGAGCCTGAGAGTCGATCTATCACTTGTAGTGAGAGCGATAGTGACGATGACTTTGTCCTAAGACCAACACGACGTAGAAGACATACACGTCATGAGAGGTATGTGATGCTGTGTGCGTGAGAGTGTGTGACTATGTGTGGGCTTTAatctatatatatatttggtttgcggtaacaccatgtgtgtatctacttgccaggtagagtttgttcttagagaaatgtcttgcttttttctactaccgcggagtagatgttcgggtgttcgggagacttctcagttctgaaaagaactgccctgctaTTGAACTATTACCCTGGCGGAGGGTATAGAAAATACATGTAGGCTGTGACTACTACTTTAGATTATagatcaaaataaaattggaaaAGATAATTAGCCAGTGAAAGGAATCGCTGGCATCAAGTTACCCCATCCATCCAATGGGAACAATTTTCATGTGTTCAACAAACCTACCAAATTGacatgaaaaacattaaaatacttgAATGAAATCAAAATCTATGGCAGGTTCAGGAGTTCATGtaacaagaaacaaattgagaagattaagccagaaattgctcagattgcaccacagagcatctggAATCCAACTTTTTCCGGGGCCCTTTGCGAGCCCTGCACCCCATGCCATAAGGGCAACATGCTTTGGCAGATTAACAAGTCAAATGGAACAAAAAAAGTGGTGACCTTCAAAGAAAAAATTTATTCAATGGATGAAGCCAGAAATTGCTCAAATCTCACCACAGAGCATCTCACGCCATAGGGCAATGCACTTCGTGCTTGCTCAGTCCTTTGACAAAACCGGCTACTTAAATTTTTTCACCTGCTCCTTCAAAAACTGTGGACAACCCTGTAAGACAAGGTTATGCCTGCCTCTGAGGATTTTGACAAATTCTTATTTGCAGTAACGAGGAAGAGGTTCGGAGGCCCCGCACACCGAGCGTGAGCGAGTTTCGATTCCGAGAGCTGATCCGAGCTAAGCGAGAAGCCAAAGAGAGAGAGGAGTTACAATTGAGTAACGTCATGACCCCAGAGTTCAAGATGGTCTACAAAGGTCATAGGAACTCCAGAACTATGGTGAGTTACAAATTGATTCCATATCTGGGTAGATCATAAGTTGACCATACATGTAAGTTGGTGgtgtattctgctctaccagcaagGCTGCTAGTGGATGATAttcatgcctacatccttatggactgtgaaggggtcaCCAAGGGCACATTGTCagctactcctggggctgaaacagggttacccccttcacagtccatagggatgAAGGtatgggtaccatccactaggagcctggctgaaAGAGCAGAATGTTCTACATTCAAAAACAGTCTAGATggcttgctcaagggcacaactttcatgaccaggattcaaacactc
Above is a window of Asterias rubens chromosome 11, eAstRub1.3, whole genome shotgun sequence DNA encoding:
- the LOC117296948 gene encoding DDB1- and CUL4-associated factor 6-like isoform X2, whose protein sequence is MDGRRKLFRINRRRELGCNDERTTREAILGSPNFMQRLRIEAKLDIHRGCVNTICWNDSGYRILSGSDDKQLCITDPYLRKKLATIASGHRANIFSAKFMPCCNDSQIISCSGDGQISFNNVENTAQHGQNIFNCHYGTAYEVVTIPNDPNTFLSCGEDGTVRWFDLRTKSRCLKDECREDVLINCRRAVTSLAVNPIMPYQLGVGCSDSSVRVFDRRMLGTRSTGNYSGRGIQGMFCRFCPPHLQNKYNRPTSLQYSASGNELLVSYSSDYIYLFGTDAYKKEIAFARQEGASEARGDASGAASFADDENPVVNPIKRLRLRGDWSDTGPKARPRGEQAESQPRLTIIQRMSEMLTRWLDDSTSSHARRIATASTEGSNQEVAAAASASEPGTATAQPTSSRFSSLQSTSTEEQSASQTMQKRLKDSMTSRMMNKKPSSASSEEPGLEEPGPDESPNPLISPTQVDQVTTSSQLVGSDAAPAVQGESSEMCISSPGLPENETESERLILGDREILQEGSSSTEGISAISSSVQSCMQIRDSQTDSCPAAQDADGEIMDTSDGNSDSKKRKRSTHSSLSSSSLTDDPALDTVAPDGLGKLRGKRNSKTQRRVTEDGSEDGSSSSDSDGDELANRKSSGAENLAHKQSRQPQNISPPPERDTTDCSEARPSSEKYPKLELDKTSEEKTLDKSKSQVSEPKDGTLKLLPKTGEGACLEASTSRSHGGGRVAQQQEQDQGNQNHPVRRQSEIFALRERMEDTNPQERHTGQFTTANQRQRRVSVSGPAGTPPPAHLPTSSSCQDLASQAVPEDRLDSTRGAGASASTAHNEEEVRRPRTPSVSEFRFRELIRAKREAKEREELQLSNVMTPEFKMVYKGHRNSRTMIKQANFWGSDYVLSGSDCGHIFIWDRHTTELVMLLEGDKHVVNCVQPHPFDHLLATSGIDYDVKLWSPTAEMAHLPDDAAEVMRINELMLDETRDTITVPPSFMLRMLASLNHLRAERRRSRESGSSSESTEEES
- the LOC117296948 gene encoding DDB1- and CUL4-associated factor 6-like isoform X1; translated protein: MDGRRKLFRINRRRELGCNDERTTREAILGSPNFMQRLRIEAKLDIHRGCVNTICWNDSGYRILSGSDDKQLCITDPYLRKKLATIASGHRANIFSAKFMPCCNDSQIISCSGDGQISFNNVENTAQHGQNIFNCHYGTAYEVVTIPNDPNTFLSCGEDGTVRWFDLRTKSRCLKDECREDVLINCRRAVTSLAVNPIMPYQLGVGCSDSSVRVFDRRMLGTRSTGNYSGRGIQGMFCRFCPPHLQNKYNRPTSLQYSASGNELLVSYSSDYIYLFGTDAYKKEIAFARQEGASEARGDASGAASFADDENPVVNPIKRLRLRGDWSDTGPKARPRGEQAESQPRLTIIQRMSEMLTRWLDDSTSSHARRIATASTEGSNQEVAAAASASEPGTATAQPTSSRFSSLQSTSTEEQSASQTMQKRLKDSMTSRMMNKKPSSASSEEPGLEEPGPDESPNPLISPTQVDQVTTSSQLVGSDAAPAVQGESSEMCISSPGLPENETESERLILGDREILQEGSSSTEGISAISSSVQSCMQIRDSQTDSCPAAQDADGEIMDTSDGNSDSKKRKRSTHSSLSSSSLTDDPALDTVAPDGLGKLRGKRNSKTQRRVTEDGSEDGSSSSDSDGDELANRKSSGAENLAHKQSRQPQNISPPPERDTTDCSEARPSSEKYPKLELDKTSEEKTLDKSKSQVSEPKDGTLKLLPKTGEGACLEASTSRSHGGGRVAQQQEQDQGNQNHPVRRQSEIFALRERMEDTNPQERHTGQFTTANQRQRRVSVSGPAGTPPPAHLPTSSSCQDLASQAVPEDRLDSTRGAGASASTAQEPESRSITCSESDSDDDFVLRPTRRRRHTRHESNEEEVRRPRTPSVSEFRFRELIRAKREAKEREELQLSNVMTPEFKMVYKGHRNSRTMIKQANFWGSDYVLSGSDCGHIFIWDRHTTELVMLLEGDKHVVNCVQPHPFDHLLATSGIDYDVKLWSPTAEMAHLPDDAAEVMRINELMLDETRDTITVPPSFMLRMLASLNHLRAERRRSRESGSSSESTEEES